The proteins below are encoded in one region of Raphanus sativus cultivar WK10039 unplaced genomic scaffold, ASM80110v3 Scaffold2577, whole genome shotgun sequence:
- the LOC130505781 gene encoding cytosolic endo-beta-N-acetylglucosaminidase 2-like, with protein MRDLLRAYFSRRTLVSIYNLFFSLSNKLLTSFPLSLIMPKSDTGAESESEAVPLLDLSAPSSPISFPIKSLQDLKSRSYFDSFHFQFNRSTVPLRRDLPNNRPRVLVCHDMKGGYVDDKWIQGCENDAGYAIWHWYLMDVFVYFSHSLVTIPPPCWTNTAHRHGVKVLGTFITEWDEGKATCREMLATKESAQMYAERLAELSTSLGFDGWLINIENEIDEEQISNLKEFVSHLTKVLHLSAPGALVIWYDSVTVCGDLEWQDQLNEKNKPFFDLCDGIFMNYTWKESYPKLSAEVAGDRKYDVYMGIDVFGRGSFGGGQWTVNTALDLLKRNNVSAAIFAPGWVYETAQPPNFHSAQNKWWSLVEKSWGIVQTYPQVLPFYSDFNQGFGYHVSLEGRQLSDAPWYNISCQSLQPLLEFKEDNTDIIQVTVDAREASYNGGGNIVFKGRLEGDVYFTARLFKPLLHLSSSPITISYSVKSDHETSKFGLLLCFSSPSRETKSILVAPKETTTRLDHMFLKCLVTSEQTVSEWTVHETSLVMDGHTLTEISAFCYRTENSTKTSEYVALLGHISIKDHHVQLLQQNLVSLPPASSWVIEARNLDLVPGNSGSKILRVKLEWRQKQLEDSVSPVYNVYAENVKSTDVLRSRKVLEKPRSKRVFLGISHIPAYYVSELVLDSDVKGVSFVVQPCCEDGSWMKVDDSPNLLVNLEGLPQVA; from the exons ATGCGAGACCTCCTTCGCGCCTATTTCTCACGAAGAACACTCGTCTCTATCTACAACCTATTCTTCTCCCTCTCCAATAAGCTCCTCACGTCATTCCCTCTCTCCCTTATCATGCCCAAATCCGACACCGGCGCAGAATCCGAGTCCGAGGCGGTACCGCTGCTCGATCTATCTGCACCGTCGTCACCGATCTCATTCCCGATCAAATCACTCCAAGACCTGAAATCACGTTCTTACTTCGACTCGTTCCACTTCCAGTTCAACCGCTCCACCGTCCCTCTCCGGCGAGACTTACCTAATAATCGGCCGAGGGTTTTAGTGTGCCACGATATGAAAGGAGGTTACGTAGACGATAAGTGGATCCAAGGGTGTGAAAACGACGCCGGATACGCGATCTGGCATTGGTATTTGATGGATGTGTTCGTTTACTTCTCTCATTCTCTGGTCACGATTCCTCCTCCTTGCTGGACCAATACAGCTCATAGGCATGGCGTTAAG GTGTTGGGGACTTTCATTACAGAATGGGATGAAGGTAAAGCTACCTGCAGAGAGATGCTTGCCACTAAGGAGTCTGCTCAGATGTATGCTGAGCGTTTGGCTGAGCTTTCTACTTCTCTAGGTTTCGATGGATGGCTG ATAAATATAGAGAACGAAATTGATGAAGAACAAATTTCTAATTTGAAGGAATTCGTCAGCCATCTAACAAAAGTCTTGCATTTATCTGCGCCTGGGGCTTTGGTTATTTG gtacGACAGTGTCACTGTTTGTGGCGATCTTGAATGGCAAGATCAGTTGAATGAGAAGAACAAACCATTCTTTGACTTGTGCGATGGTATCTTCATGAACTATACATGGAAG GAGAGCTACCCTAAACTATCAGCTGAAGTTGCAGGGGACAGAAAATATGATGTTTACATGGGAATTGATGTATTTGGTCGCGGCTCTTTTGGTGGTGGGCAATGGACT GTTAATACTGCACTTGATTTGCTGAAGAGAAACAATGTATCAGCTGCCATTTTCGCTCCCGGATGGGTATATGAGACTGCACAACCTCCTAATTTTCATTCAGCTCAGAATAA ATGGTGGTCACTTGTTGAGAAGTCATGGGGAATAGTCCAAACATATCCACAAGTCTTGCCTTTCTACTCGGATTTCAATCAG GGATTTGGTTACCATGTTTCACTCGAGGGTCGCCAGTTATCTGATGCTCCATGGTACAACATTTCTTGCCAAAGTCTCCAG CCACTCCTAGAGTTCAAGGAAGACAACACTGATATCATTCAGGTCACTGTTGA TGCACGAGAGGCATCTTATAACGGAGGAGGGAACATTGTATTCAAAGGAAGACTCGAGGGAGATGTGTATTTCACAGCAAGGCTCTTTAAACCTCTTCTCCACCTTTCTTCTTCCCCCATCACAATCTCCTACTCT GTGAAATCAGATCATGAGACTTCTAAATTTGGACTCCTGCTTTGCTTCTCATCCCCATCACGCGAGACTAAATCCATACTTGTAGCACCGAAAGAAACAACCACCAGATTAGATCACATGTTCTTGAAGTGCCTCGTCACATCAGAGCAGACTGTATCCGAGTGGACGGTACACGAGACAAGCCTTGTCATGGATGGACACACACTGACTGAAATCTCTGCCTTTTGCTACAGAACAGAGAACTCGACAAAGACATCTGAGTACGTTGCGTTGCTCGGTCACATCTCAATCAAAGATCATCATGTTCAGCTCCTCCAGCAAAACCTCGTTTCCTTACCTCCAGCGTCATCATGGGTCATTGAGGCTCGTAACTTAGATCTTGTACCGGGTAATTCCGGTTCTAAGATCCTCAGGGTTAAGTTAGAATGGAGACAGAAACAGCTTGAAGATTCTGTTTCTCCAGTGTATAATGTATATGCAGAGAATGTGAAGTCAACTGATGTACTAAGATCGAGGAAGGTTCTGGAGAAACCAAGAAGCAAGAGAGTGTTCCTCGGAATCTCTCACATTCCGGCGTATTACGTTTCGGAACTGGTGCTAGATTCGGACGTGAAAGGAGTCAGCTTTGTAGTTCAACCGTGTTGTGAAGATGGTTCATGGATGAAGGTAGATGATTCCCCTAACCTTCTTGTGAACTTGGAAGGTCTCCCGCAAGTTGCTTGA